A window of Roseovarius sp. THAF27 contains these coding sequences:
- a CDS encoding RidA family protein, with translation MTDIVRHHTAARMSQIVIHGETIYLAGQVGNRGDSVADQTRTCLEKVEALLGEAGSDATRILQCTIWLADMADFAEMNDVWDSWVPEGHAPARACGEAKLAHPELKVELLVTAAVDAKDGK, from the coding sequence ATGACAGATATCGTCCGCCACCATACCGCCGCCCGCATGAGCCAGATCGTGATCCATGGCGAGACGATCTACCTGGCCGGGCAGGTGGGCAACCGCGGCGACAGCGTGGCGGATCAGACCCGCACCTGCCTTGAAAAGGTCGAGGCGCTGCTGGGCGAGGCGGGCTCGGACGCGACGCGGATCCTGCAATGCACGATCTGGCTGGCCGACATGGCCGATTTCGCCGAGATGAACGACGTGTGGGACAGTTGGGTGCCCGAGGGCCACGCGCCCGCCCGGGCGTGCGGCGAGGCCAAACTGGCGCATCCCGAACTGAAGGTCGAATTGCTGGTGACGGCGGCGGTGGACGCGAAGGACGGCAAGTGA
- the aroA gene encoding 3-phosphoshikimate 1-carboxyvinyltransferase, which translates to MSGHGAPVPMQSSLSSGLKGEAHVPGDKSISHRSLILGALSVGETVVTGLLEGEDVLDTAKAMRAMGAEVARDADGTWHVHGVGVGGFAEPDQVIDCGNSGTGVRLIMGAMATSPITATFTGDASLNGRPMARVTDPLALFGARAVGREGGRLPMTIVGAREPVPVRYEVPVPSAQVKSAVLLAGLNAPGQTVVIEREATRDHTERMLAGFGAEISTEVTDEGRVITLAGQPELRPQTILVPRDPSSAAFPVCAALITEGSDVVVPNIGLNPTRAGLFTTLREMGADLTYENEREEGGEPVADLRVRYSPDMKGIEVPPERAASMIDEYPVLSVVAACAAGRTVMRGVKELRVKESDRIDAMATGLRACGVTVEEGEDWWIVEGRGAGGVPGGATCASHLDHRIAMSFLVLGLASKAPVTVDDGGPIATSFPVFEALMTGLGAEIRRV; encoded by the coding sequence ATGTCCGGTCATGGCGCGCCCGTCCCGATGCAATCCAGCCTGTCGTCTGGCCTGAAAGGCGAGGCGCATGTGCCCGGCGACAAGTCGATCTCGCATCGCAGCCTCATCCTTGGGGCGCTCAGCGTAGGTGAGACGGTGGTGACCGGCCTGCTGGAGGGCGAGGACGTGCTGGACACGGCCAAGGCGATGCGGGCCATGGGGGCGGAGGTCGCGCGAGACGCGGACGGCACCTGGCACGTGCATGGCGTGGGCGTGGGCGGATTCGCCGAGCCGGACCAGGTGATCGACTGCGGCAATTCGGGCACCGGCGTGCGGCTGATCATGGGGGCGATGGCGACGTCGCCCATCACGGCGACCTTCACCGGGGATGCCAGCCTGAACGGGCGTCCCATGGCGCGGGTGACCGACCCGCTGGCGCTGTTCGGGGCGAGGGCCGTGGGGCGCGAGGGCGGGCGGCTGCCGATGACCATAGTGGGCGCGCGGGAGCCGGTGCCGGTGCGCTACGAGGTGCCGGTGCCGTCGGCACAGGTGAAATCGGCCGTGCTGCTGGCGGGGTTGAACGCCCCGGGGCAGACCGTGGTGATCGAGCGCGAGGCAACGCGCGACCACACCGAGCGGATGCTGGCCGGGTTCGGTGCCGAGATTTCGACCGAGGTCACGGACGAGGGCCGGGTGATCACACTGGCCGGGCAGCCGGAGCTGCGGCCGCAGACCATCTTGGTGCCGCGCGACCCGTCGAGCGCGGCCTTTCCCGTCTGCGCGGCGCTGATCACCGAAGGCTCGGACGTGGTGGTGCCCAATATCGGGTTGAACCCGACGCGCGCGGGTCTGTTCACCACGCTGCGCGAGATGGGCGCGGACCTGACCTATGAGAACGAGCGCGAGGAAGGCGGCGAGCCGGTGGCGGACCTGCGGGTGCGATACTCGCCCGACATGAAAGGTATCGAGGTTCCGCCCGAACGTGCGGCGAGCATGATCGACGAATACCCCGTGCTTTCGGTAGTGGCGGCCTGTGCTGCGGGGCGCACGGTGATGCGCGGGGTCAAGGAATTGCGCGTCAAGGAAAGCGACCGGATCGACGCGATGGCAACGGGGCTGCGCGCCTGTGGCGTGACGGTCGAGGAGGGTGAGGATTGGTGGATCGTCGAGGGCAGGGGCGCGGGCGGCGTGCCGGGCGGGGCGACCTGTGCCAGCCATCTGGATCACCGCATCGCCATGTCGTTCCTCGTGCTGGGGCTGGCGAGCAAGGCGCCCGTGACGGTGGATGACGGCGGGCCGATCGCCACCTCCTTTCCGGTGTTCGAGGCGCTGATGACCGGGCTGGGCGCCGAGATCCGTCGCGTTTGA
- a CDS encoding ASKHA domain-containing protein, producing MSESDPLVVFTPSGKRGRFPKGTPVLTAARQLGVDLDSVCGGRGICSKCQITPGYGEFSKHGVTVREGALSDWNAVEERYDQKRGLKAGRRLGCQAQVMGDIVIDVPPESQVHKQVVRKAASARVIQMDPATRLYFVEVDEPDMHEPTGDLERLERALREQWEIEEITADLTLLSKLQPVLRKGKFRVTVALHKSHLDPVPRVIEVWPGLHEAGLYGLAIDLGSTTVAAHLTDLESGEVKASSGIMNPQIRFGEDLMSRVSYAMMNPGGDQEMTRAVREAINTLAEEIAKEAEIDPILIVETVFVCNPVMHHLLLGIDPVELGQAPFALATSDSMALEARELELSAINTRARVYVLPCIAGHVGADCAAVALSEEPGKSEDLALIVDVGTNAEILLGDKSRVLACSSPTGPAFEGAQISSGQRAAPGAIEAIRIDPETKEPRFRVIGSDKWSDEEGFAEEVGPGGITGICGSGIIEAVAELRMAGLMDESGLIGSAEATGTARMVPEGRTHSYLVHDATAEGGPRITVTQGDIRAIQLAKSALYAGARLLMDQRGVDKVDRVVLAGAFGAHISAKHAMVLGMIPDVPLEKVTSAGNAAGTGARIALCNVGARREIERVVREITKVETAIEPKFQEHFVAANAIPHKTDPFPELAKVAPLPNPSFNTGGDQEGGRRRRRRG from the coding sequence ATGAGCGAGTCCGATCCACTGGTGGTTTTCACGCCCTCGGGCAAGCGCGGGCGGTTTCCGAAAGGCACGCCGGTGCTGACCGCGGCGCGGCAGTTGGGGGTCGACCTCGATTCGGTCTGCGGCGGGCGGGGGATCTGTTCCAAGTGCCAGATCACGCCGGGCTATGGCGAGTTTTCCAAGCATGGCGTCACGGTGCGCGAAGGCGCGCTGTCGGACTGGAACGCGGTCGAGGAGCGCTATGACCAGAAGCGCGGGCTGAAGGCCGGGCGGCGGCTGGGCTGCCAGGCGCAGGTGATGGGCGACATCGTGATCGACGTGCCACCCGAGAGCCAAGTGCACAAGCAGGTGGTGCGCAAGGCGGCCTCGGCCAGGGTGATCCAGATGGACCCGGCGACGCGGCTCTACTTCGTCGAGGTGGACGAGCCGGACATGCACGAGCCCACGGGCGATCTGGAGCGGCTGGAGCGGGCGCTGCGCGAGCAGTGGGAAATCGAGGAGATCACCGCCGACCTGACGCTGCTGTCGAAGTTGCAGCCGGTGTTGCGCAAGGGCAAGTTCCGGGTGACGGTGGCGCTGCACAAATCGCACCTGGACCCGGTGCCGCGGGTGATCGAGGTCTGGCCGGGGCTGCATGAGGCGGGCCTGTACGGGCTGGCGATCGATCTTGGGTCCACCACGGTGGCGGCGCATCTGACCGATCTGGAGAGCGGCGAGGTGAAGGCGTCGTCGGGGATCATGAACCCGCAGATCCGGTTCGGCGAGGACCTGATGAGCCGGGTGAGCTATGCGATGATGAACCCCGGCGGGGACCAGGAAATGACCCGCGCGGTGCGCGAGGCGATCAACACGCTGGCCGAAGAGATTGCGAAAGAGGCGGAGATCGACCCGATCCTGATCGTGGAAACGGTGTTCGTGTGCAACCCGGTGATGCATCACCTGTTGCTGGGGATCGACCCGGTGGAGCTGGGGCAGGCGCCGTTCGCGCTGGCCACGTCGGACAGCATGGCACTGGAAGCGCGGGAGCTGGAGCTGAGCGCGATCAACACCCGGGCCCGGGTTTATGTGTTGCCCTGCATCGCGGGGCATGTGGGCGCGGATTGTGCCGCCGTTGCCCTGAGCGAGGAGCCGGGGAAGTCCGAGGACCTTGCGTTGATCGTGGACGTGGGCACCAATGCCGAGATCCTTTTGGGGGACAAGAGCCGGGTGCTGGCCTGTTCCTCGCCCACGGGACCGGCCTTCGAAGGCGCGCAGATTTCCAGCGGGCAGCGGGCCGCGCCCGGCGCGATCGAGGCCATACGGATCGACCCCGAGACGAAAGAGCCGCGCTTTCGCGTAATCGGATCGGACAAGTGGTCCGACGAAGAGGGCTTTGCCGAGGAGGTGGGGCCGGGCGGTATTACCGGCATCTGCGGCTCGGGCATCATCGAGGCGGTGGCGGAATTGCGCATGGCGGGGCTGATGGATGAAAGCGGGCTGATCGGCTCGGCCGAGGCGACCGGGACGGCGCGGATGGTGCCGGAAGGGCGGACGCATTCCTACCTGGTGCATGACGCGACCGCCGAGGGCGGGCCGCGCATCACCGTGACGCAGGGCGATATTCGGGCGATCCAGCTGGCGAAATCCGCGCTTTACGCGGGCGCGCGGCTGTTGATGGACCAGCGCGGCGTGGACAAGGTGGACCGCGTGGTGCTGGCCGGGGCGTTCGGCGCGCATATCAGTGCCAAGCACGCGATGGTGTTGGGGATGATTCCGGACGTGCCGCTGGAGAAGGTCACGAGCGCGGGCAACGCGGCAGGCACGGGCGCGCGCATCGCGCTGTGCAACGTGGGCGCGCGGCGCGAGATCGAGCGGGTGGTGCGCGAGATCACCAAGGTCGAGACCGCGATCGAACCCAAGTTCCAAGAGCATTTCGTGGCCGCCAACGCCATCCCTCACAAGACCGACCCGTTTCCGGAACTGGCCAAGGTGGCGCCGCTGCCGAACCCGTCCTTTAACACCGGGGGCGACCAGGAGGGTGGCCGCCGCAGGCGGCGGCGGGGCTGA
- the cmk gene encoding (d)CMP kinase, with protein sequence MSFTVAIDGPAAAGKGTVARAVAARFGFAHLDTGLLYRATGRRTLDGTEPVEAARALLAADLEADDLRTAEVAQAASRVAAVPEVRAALVEFQRAFAARSGGAVLDGRDIGTVICPDAEVKLFVTASDDVRAQRRLDELLSKGAETDYDTVLAELRQRDERDSARATAPLLPAADAVLLDTTTLTIEGAVEAACAEVARVRDGT encoded by the coding sequence ATGAGCTTTACGGTAGCGATTGACGGGCCGGCGGCGGCGGGCAAGGGCACGGTGGCGCGGGCGGTGGCCGCGCGCTTTGGCTTTGCGCATCTGGACACGGGGCTATTGTACCGCGCGACGGGGCGGCGGACGCTGGACGGCACCGAGCCGGTCGAGGCCGCGCGGGCGCTTTTGGCCGCGGACCTCGAGGCGGACGACCTGCGCACGGCGGAAGTCGCCCAGGCCGCCAGCCGGGTTGCCGCGGTGCCCGAGGTCCGTGCGGCGCTGGTAGAGTTCCAGCGGGCTTTCGCGGCGCGGTCGGGCGGTGCGGTTCTGGACGGGCGCGACATCGGGACGGTGATTTGTCCCGATGCCGAGGTGAAGCTGTTCGTGACGGCGAGCGACGATGTGCGCGCCCAGCGGCGGCTGGACGAGCTGCTGTCCAAGGGGGCCGAGACGGATTACGACACCGTGCTGGCGGAGTTGCGCCAGCGCGACGAGCGCGACAGTGCGCGGGCCACTGCGCCGCTTTTGCCGGCGGCCGACGCGGTGTTGCTGGACACCACGACCCTGACCATCGAGGGCGCCGTGGAGGCCGCCTGCGCCGAGGTCGCGCGGGTGCGCGACGGAACGTGA
- the rpsA gene encoding 30S ribosomal protein S1 yields the protein MAQNASMEEFEALLNESLEMDTPQEGTVVKGKVIAVEAGQAIIDVGYKMEGRVELKEFANPGEAPEIEVGDEVEVFLRSAENARGEAVISREMARREEAWDRLEKAYADDARVEGAIFGRVKGGFTVDLGGAVAFLPGSQVDVRPVRDAGPLMGLKQPFQILKMDRRRGNIVVSRRAILEESRAEQRAEVIGNLSEGQAVDGVVKNITEYGAFVDLGGVDGLLHVTDMAWRRVNHPSEILNIGETVKVQVIKINKETHRISLGMKQLQDDPWDLVAAKYPLESVHTGRVTNITDYGAFVELEPGVEGLVHVSEMSWTKKNVHPGKIVSTSQEVEVMVLEIDQAKRRVSLGLKQTMRNPWEVFAETHPEGTEVEGEVKNITEFGLFIGLDGDIDGMVHLSDLSWDERGEDAIQSYKKGDVVKAVVSEVDVEKERISLSIKNLGGDKFAEAVGGVKRGSIITVEVTSIEDGGIEVEYEGMKSFIRRSDLSRDRSEQRPERFSVGDKVDVRVTNVDSKTRRLGLSIKAREIAEEKEAVQQYGSSDSGASLGDILGAALKGDDDK from the coding sequence ATGGCTCAAAACGCATCGATGGAGGAATTCGAGGCCCTCCTTAATGAAAGCCTCGAAATGGACACCCCCCAAGAGGGAACGGTTGTCAAAGGCAAGGTCATCGCGGTTGAAGCGGGACAAGCCATCATCGACGTCGGCTACAAGATGGAAGGCCGCGTCGAGCTCAAGGAATTCGCAAATCCCGGTGAAGCGCCCGAAATCGAAGTGGGCGACGAGGTCGAGGTGTTCCTGCGTTCGGCAGAGAACGCCCGCGGCGAAGCCGTCATTTCCCGTGAAATGGCCCGCCGCGAGGAAGCCTGGGACCGCCTGGAGAAAGCATACGCGGACGACGCCCGTGTCGAAGGCGCGATCTTTGGCCGTGTCAAAGGCGGCTTTACCGTCGATCTGGGCGGCGCCGTGGCCTTCCTGCCCGGCTCTCAGGTCGATGTGCGCCCCGTGCGCGACGCCGGCCCGCTGATGGGTCTGAAGCAGCCCTTCCAAATCCTGAAAATGGACCGCCGCCGCGGCAACATAGTTGTCTCGCGCCGCGCCATCCTGGAAGAAAGCCGCGCCGAGCAGCGCGCCGAAGTCATCGGCAACCTTTCCGAAGGTCAGGCCGTGGACGGCGTCGTCAAGAACATCACCGAATACGGGGCCTTCGTGGACCTGGGCGGTGTCGACGGCCTGCTGCACGTGACCGACATGGCGTGGCGTCGTGTGAACCACCCGAGCGAGATCCTGAACATCGGCGAGACCGTCAAGGTCCAGGTGATCAAGATCAACAAGGAAACCCACCGCATCAGCCTGGGCATGAAACAGCTGCAGGACGATCCGTGGGATCTGGTCGCTGCCAAGTACCCGCTGGAATCGGTGCATACCGGCCGTGTGACGAACATCACCGACTACGGTGCGTTCGTCGAACTGGAGCCCGGTGTCGAGGGCCTGGTGCACGTCAGCGAGATGTCGTGGACCAAGAAGAACGTCCATCCCGGCAAGATCGTGTCCACGTCCCAGGAGGTCGAGGTCATGGTGCTGGAGATCGACCAGGCCAAGCGCCGCGTATCTCTGGGCCTCAAGCAGACCATGCGCAACCCGTGGGAAGTGTTTGCGGAAACGCACCCCGAGGGCACCGAGGTCGAGGGCGAGGTCAAGAACATCACCGAGTTCGGCCTGTTCATCGGTCTCGATGGCGACATCGACGGCATGGTTCACCTGTCGGACCTCAGCTGGGACGAGCGCGGCGAAGACGCGATCCAGAGCTACAAGAAGGGCGATGTGGTCAAGGCCGTCGTCTCGGAAGTGGACGTGGAGAAAGAGCGCATTTCGCTGTCGATCAAGAACCTGGGCGGCGACAAGTTCGCCGAGGCCGTGGGCGGCGTGAAGCGCGGCTCGATCATCACCGTCGAGGTCACCTCGATCGAGGATGGCGGCATCGAGGTGGAATACGAGGGCATGAAATCCTTCATCCGCCGCTCCGACCTGTCGCGTGACCGTTCCGAGCAGCGCCCCGAGCGTTTCTCGGTCGGTGACAAGGTCGACGTGCGCGTGACCAACGTGGACAGCAAGACCCGCCGTCTGGGCCTGTCGATCAAGGCACGCGAAATCGCGGAAGAGAAAGAAGCCGTGCAACAGTATGGCAGCTCGGATTCGGGCGCCTCGCTGGGCGACATCCTTGGCGCCGCGCTGAAAGGCGACGACGACAAGTAA
- a CDS encoding DUF1801 domain-containing protein, protein MNSDLETWYSGLSEGQRVIAQQLRILIHDQEAQMREQIKWGRPCFTLRSLVCYIQTAKGHVALGFGRGAELCDPLKLLKGHGRQMRHVKIPIGGHVDREGLVGLIQAAIELDRNKL, encoded by the coding sequence ATGAACTCTGATCTTGAGACTTGGTATTCCGGCCTTTCGGAAGGCCAGCGCGTCATCGCGCAGCAACTGAGAATTCTGATACACGATCAGGAGGCGCAAATGCGAGAACAGATAAAATGGGGGCGGCCCTGTTTCACGCTGAGATCGCTGGTTTGTTATATCCAGACGGCGAAAGGGCATGTCGCGCTTGGGTTTGGACGCGGGGCGGAACTATGCGATCCTCTGAAATTGTTGAAAGGACATGGTCGCCAGATGCGGCATGTGAAGATACCGATTGGCGGGCATGTGGATCGTGAAGGTCTTGTTGGGCTCATCCAAGCCGCGATCGAACTGGATAGAAACAAGCTGTAG
- the ihfB gene encoding integration host factor subunit beta: protein MIRSELIQKIADENPHLYQRDVERIVNTIFNEITNAMAEGNRVELRGFGAFSVKKRDARTGRNPRTGESVQVEEKHVPFFKAGKLLRERLNGKS from the coding sequence ATGATCAGGTCGGAACTAATACAGAAGATCGCCGACGAGAATCCACACCTGTACCAGCGCGATGTCGAGCGCATCGTGAACACCATCTTCAACGAGATCACCAATGCCATGGCCGAGGGCAACCGTGTCGAGTTGCGCGGCTTCGGGGCGTTTTCCGTCAAGAAGCGCGACGCGCGCACCGGCCGCAACCCGCGCACCGGAGAATCGGTGCAGGTCGAGGAAAAGCACGTGCCGTTCTTCAAGGCCGGCAAGCTGTTGCGTGAACGACTGAACGGGAAATCCTGA
- a CDS encoding lipopolysaccharide assembly protein LapA domain-containing protein, with the protein MRYIRYASIAIFAVALILIALANRQVVEVQILPGELAGMAALNPSYQIPLFIVMFGGILAGLVIGFIWEWIREAKERAAAARQAREMAALRAEVRRLKGERNKDQDEVLALLDEAS; encoded by the coding sequence ATGCGCTATATCCGCTATGCTTCGATCGCCATTTTCGCGGTGGCGCTTATCCTGATCGCGCTGGCCAACCGGCAGGTGGTCGAGGTTCAGATCCTTCCCGGCGAACTGGCCGGCATGGCGGCCCTGAACCCGTCGTATCAGATTCCGCTCTTCATCGTGATGTTCGGCGGGATCTTGGCGGGGCTGGTGATCGGGTTCATCTGGGAGTGGATCCGCGAGGCCAAGGAGCGCGCGGCGGCCGCCCGGCAGGCGCGCGAGATGGCGGCATTGCGGGCCGAGGTGCGCCGGCTGAAAGGCGAGCGCAACAAGGACCAGGACGAGGTGCTTGCGCTTCTGGACGAGGCCAGCTAA
- a CDS encoding phosphoribosylanthranilate isomerase, translating to MAQDIRIKMCGLTRPEDIPAAVAAGAAYVGFVFFPKSPRYVTPRLAREMALAVPPGVAKVALVVDADDALLDALTEVVPLDMLQLHGSESPERVAEIKARYGLPVMKAVGVREAGDLAAIDRYAGVADHILLDAKPSKDATRPGGNAESFDWSLIAGREWSVPWMLAGGLTVENVAEAIRVTGARQLDLSSALESAPGVKDHGRMRAFADAARA from the coding sequence ATGGCGCAGGACATTCGGATCAAGATGTGCGGGCTGACCCGGCCCGAGGACATCCCTGCCGCGGTGGCGGCGGGGGCCGCCTATGTGGGGTTCGTGTTCTTTCCGAAATCACCGCGCTACGTGACGCCCCGGCTGGCGCGCGAGATGGCGCTGGCGGTGCCGCCCGGCGTGGCCAAGGTGGCGCTGGTGGTGGACGCGGACGATGCGCTGCTGGACGCGTTGACCGAGGTGGTGCCGCTGGACATGCTGCAGTTGCACGGGTCCGAAAGCCCCGAGCGGGTGGCCGAGATCAAGGCCCGCTACGGCCTGCCGGTGATGAAGGCGGTGGGCGTGCGCGAGGCCGGCGACCTTGCGGCCATCGACCGCTATGCCGGGGTGGCCGACCACATCCTGCTGGATGCCAAGCCGTCGAAGGACGCGACCCGCCCGGGCGGCAATGCCGAGAGCTTTGACTGGAGCCTGATTGCGGGACGCGAGTGGTCCGTGCCGTGGATGCTGGCCGGCGGGCTGACGGTGGAGAACGTGGCCGAGGCGATCCGGGTGACCGGGGCGCGCCAGCTTGACCTGTCGTCGGCGCTGGAAAGCGCGCCGGGGGTGAAGGACCACGGCAGGATGCGCGCCTTCGCCGACGCGGCACGGGCATGA
- a CDS encoding GNAT family N-acetyltransferase → MIRFREADETDVAAVVALLADDVLGQGREGADPALYEAAFARMRDEGANHLIVGEDDAGRIVATYQITFITGLSLRAARRAQVESVRVAGHVRGQGVGEAMFEDAKARASAAGCTLVQLTMNAGRKDASRFYERIGFVASHTGFKMALD, encoded by the coding sequence ATGATCCGGTTCCGCGAGGCGGACGAGACCGATGTTGCAGCCGTTGTGGCGCTTCTGGCCGATGACGTGCTGGGGCAGGGGCGCGAAGGCGCCGATCCCGCGCTCTACGAGGCCGCCTTTGCCCGGATGCGCGACGAGGGCGCCAACCACCTGATCGTGGGCGAGGACGACGCGGGCCGGATCGTCGCCACCTACCAGATCACCTTTATCACCGGGCTGTCGCTGCGGGCCGCGCGGCGGGCGCAGGTGGAAAGCGTGCGCGTGGCCGGGCATGTGCGCGGGCAGGGCGTGGGCGAGGCGATGTTCGAGGACGCCAAGGCGCGGGCCAGCGCGGCGGGGTGCACGCTGGTGCAACTGACGATGAACGCGGGCCGGAAAGACGCCAGCCGGTTCTACGAGCGGATCGGTTTCGTCGCGTCGCATACCGGGTTCAAGATGGCACTTGATTGA
- a CDS encoding class I SAM-dependent methyltransferase, whose amino-acid sequence MTRQDLDDVYGARTPEESRAIYDKWSTGYDADCLSRGFRLPGLGAALLGRYLGDAEGPVLDACCGTGLVGETLRLMGYGRIVGCDLSPEMLACAARTGAYERLEVADTGAGLPFGDDSFAGFVCVGAFGPGHAPPVTLEHLARVTRPGGIGVFNLLDATFEEQGFPPVLDKLAASGTWEVIHTTPPFRPFLLAEPELLSTGYVVRLR is encoded by the coding sequence ATGACCCGCCAGGATCTGGATGACGTGTACGGAGCCAGGACGCCCGAGGAATCGCGGGCGATCTACGACAAGTGGTCGACCGGCTATGATGCCGATTGCCTGAGCCGGGGGTTCCGCCTGCCCGGGCTGGGCGCAGCGCTGCTGGGCCGGTACCTGGGGGACGCGGAGGGGCCTGTGCTAGACGCGTGCTGTGGCACCGGGCTGGTGGGCGAGACGCTGCGGCTGATGGGGTATGGCCGGATCGTGGGTTGCGACCTGTCGCCGGAGATGCTGGCCTGCGCCGCCAGGACGGGTGCCTACGAGCGGCTGGAGGTGGCGGACACCGGCGCCGGGTTGCCGTTCGGGGATGACAGCTTCGCCGGCTTTGTATGCGTCGGGGCGTTCGGGCCGGGCCACGCGCCGCCGGTCACGCTGGAACATCTGGCGCGGGTGACCAGGCCCGGTGGCATCGGGGTCTTCAACCTGCTGGATGCGACCTTCGAGGAGCAGGGGTTTCCGCCGGTTCTGGACAAGCTCGCGGCGTCGGGCACGTGGGAGGTGATCCATACCACGCCGCCCTTCCGGCCCTTCCTGCTGGCCGAGCCGGAATTGCTGAGCACGGGCTATGTCGTGCGGCTGAGGTGA